In Leishmania panamensis strain MHOM/PA/94/PSC-1 chromosome 18 sequence, the following proteins share a genomic window:
- a CDS encoding pyruvate dehydrogenase E1 component alpha subunit, putative (TriTrypDB/GeneDB-style sysID: LpmP.18.1340), whose amino-acid sequence MFKCATRCLLATKKTLLKPQRPFKLHAATRTDMAPLPTEATYDTEQLKKSLTLMFRIRRMESLCDQSYKLKKIRGFCHLYIGQEAIPAGMENILTFEDPIVTGYRDHGWYIARGGTPEEVFAEMFGRQGGCSKGKGGSMHMYSVRNGFYGGNGIVGAQVPIGAGLAWRFAMENRDSPKHVAVTFYGDGAANQGQIYESMNIAALQRLPVIFAVENNHFGMGTSAARGSYQSEFYRRGDYIPGIRIDGMDVLAVQEGTRYARDHCMSGKGPIVMELDCYRYMGHSMSDPDNQYRTKSDIQHVKQERDCIRKMRDFMATEGIMTEEEMSKMEKEVKKEVDQDLQKAQKHPTTKLDELFTDVYVGEQYEHRTCQGTVYQKP is encoded by the coding sequence ATGTTCAAGTGCGCAactcgctgcctgctggccACCAAGAAAACATTGCTGAAGCCGCAGCGCCCATTCAAGCTGCACGCGGCTACCCGCACCGACATGGCGCCACTGCCGACGGAGGCGACGTACGACACGGAGCAACTGAAGAAGAGCCTTACTTTGATGTTCCGCATCCGCCGTATGGAGTCTCTGTGCGATCAGTCCTACAAACTGAAGAAGATTCGCGGCTTCTGTCACCTCTATATTGGGCAGGAAGCCATCCCCGCTGGCATGGAAAACATCCTGACCTTCGAGGATCCTATCGTCACTGGCTACCGCGACCACGGCTGGTACATTGCCCGCGGTGGCACGCCCGAGGAGGTCTTTGCTGAAATGTTCGGTCGCcaaggcggctgcagcaAGGGCAAGGGCGGCTCAATGCACATGTACAGCGTGCGTAATGGTTTCTACGGTGGTAATGGTATCGTTGGTGCGCAGGTCCCCATCGGTGCAGGTCTCGCCTGGCGCTTCGCGATGGAGAACCGAGACAGCCCGAAGCACGTCGCGGTTACCTTCtacggcgacggcgccgccaacCAGGGCCAGATCTACGAGTCCATGAACAttgctgctctgcagcgcctACCCGTCATCTTCGCTGTGGAGAACAACCACTTCGGGATgggcaccagcgccgctcgCGGCTCTTATCAGTCGGAGTTCTACCGTCGTGGCGACTATATCCCTGGTATCAGGATCGACGGCATGGACGTGCTCGCGGTGCAGGAGGGCACCCGCTACGCGCGCGACCACTGCATGTCAGGCAAGGGCCCGATTGTGATGGAATTGGATTGCTACCGCTACATGGGCCATAGCATGTCGGACCCCGACAACCAGTACCGTACCAAGAGTGACATCCAGCACGTGAAACAGGAGCGTGACTGCATTCGCAAGATGCGCGATTTCATGGCCACCGAGGGCATCATGACCGAGGAGGAAATGAGcaagatggagaaggaggtgaagaaggaggtGGACCAGGACCTGCAGAAGGCCCAGAAGCACCCCACGACCAAGTTGGATGAGCTCTTCACGGACGTCTACGTGGGCGAGCAATACGAGCACCGCACCTGCCAGGGCACCGTGTACCAGAAGCCGTAA
- a CDS encoding hypothetical protein (TriTrypDB/GeneDB-style sysID: LpmP.18.1350): protein MYLDRWSERSKHDPEARAAQRLLEAINALAQRNSRRRKPMTVQLSHDQRQDIVNRYASTRWYARLYAPFRSLTERQLRWGIRICNVVLAIFVSGFMVVMVGGYFKEMDAVAQLSPEDQRDYTYMVRGMRYSDIYKLGTEVLKKEDPLEALPPVVRLHLVIEACRRKKWHELDWDVELRKMHPRSPLEELDYLHCLYWVILQIGTVIGGGGAMFSDRVLDLREVRQGNETSAKERERFVEMEPTSLPARTQRSFF, encoded by the coding sequence ATGTACCTCGACAGATGGTCGGAGAGATCGAAGCACGACCCCGAGGCTCGCGCGGCACAGCGACTACTGGAGGCGATCAATGCGCTTGCTCAGCGCAACTCGCGTCGCCGCAAGCCGATGACCGTGCAGCTCTCCCATGACCAGAGGCAGGACATCGTGAACCGGTACGCCTCAACGCGGTGGTACGCGCGGCTGTACGCACCATTCCGGTCTTTGAcagagcggcagctgaggTGGGGCATTCGCATTTGCAATGTGGTGTTGGCGATTTTCGTCTCCGGCTTTATGGTAGTCATGGTAGGCGGCTACTTCAAGGAAATGGacgccgtggcgcagctctcTCCAGAGGACCAGCGCGACTACACCTATATGGTGCGCGGCATGCGCTACAGCGACATCTACAAGCTCGGCACGGAGGTGCTGAAGAAGGAAGACCCGCTCGAGGCGTTGCCGCCAgtggtgcggctgcacctGGTGATTGAGGCGTGCCGGCGAAAGAAGTGGCACGAGCTCGACTGGGACGTCGAGCTGCGCAAGATGCATCCCAGGTCCCcactggaggagctggattACCTACACTGCTTGTACTGGGTAATACTGCAGATTGGTACCGTcatcggcggtggtggtgccatGTTCAGCGACCGCGTGCTCGATCTGCGGGAGGTGCGGCAGGGCAATGAGACGTCGGCCAAGGAGCGGGAGCGCTTTGTCGAGATGGAGCCGACGTCGCTGCCTGCCAGGACGCAAAGGTCATTTTtctga
- a CDS encoding heat shock protein 110, putative (TriTrypDB/GeneDB-style sysID: LpmP.18.1330) — MSVFGVDFGNLNSTVAITRHGGVDIVTNEVSKRETTTIVSFLDEERFIGEQGLDRYVRNAHNTVFLLKRFIGMRMNDPQLDVERKFLTCNITGDSNGRLMFSVNYCGEDKCFYPEQVLAMMLQRLRTYVNEAATTDPRVKADVRDFVITVPCYYTAEQRRLVYQAAEVAGLHCMSLINETTASAVDYGIFRGASLKETESEGQVVGILDLGYGVTDFLVCKFWRGNCKVLARTFDRNNGTRDCDYLLYQHMVSEVKSRYNVDVSENKRTRLRLLQACERLKYLLSANQSAPLNVENLMDIDVSIPSFERATMESLCQGVLQRIKKVMERGFAESGVNRDDFHSIEMIGGGCRIPMMKKLVEEVLGRAPSFTLNASETTARGCAIVAAMLSPKFQVREFKVSELPTYPILLGYYAENPRSPTSVPFLPQVNKVVKLLGAADSYPKKLDVRFPCSSAPRIYAFYDYENEGVKEIVQPCNYVIGEWEMGMPSKSKGAVNEMRVRICIQPDGLVELEKAEAIDVFEVEEAPAPAAAPAAENGEVPAKENEEAQADPPKPVKKMKEAAIGVPVKPNLEVLGHCSESVVRFRKAEEEMHERDSCIVRTRVKKNELESYILDYRPRFLPGGMLVEYATAAAAADFVRQCDADEQWLYEDGETSTYDEYERRVQTLRAIGDAAHSRLRNREEVEFAAKGFRARMAAAQQKALDFIGKKEHITEEELREAAATAEAACLWVDQQIAAMQAAPKTQETIVSKTDLDKKASGVEQGIAKVMKKPAPPKPKEEAGKAEEDAAAEAAAAAENAPQQEGPEEKAPEQTNAPVLD; from the coding sequence ATGTCTGTGTTCGGCGTCGATTTCGGCAACCTCAATTCCACGGTGGCCATCACCCGCCACGGCGGCGTGGACATCGTGACGAACGAGGTCAGCAAACGTGAGACGACCACGATTGTTTCTTTCCTTGACGAGGAGCGGTTTATTGGCGAGCAGGGGCTGGACCGCTACGTCCGCAATGCTCACAACACCGTCTTCTTGTTGAAGCGCTTCATTGGCATGCGGATGAACGATCCTCAGCTTGACGTGGAGCGCAAGTTCCTCACATGCAACATCACCGGCGACAGCAATGGACGACTTATGTTCAGTGTGAACTACTGCGGAGAAGACAAGTGCTTCTACCCAGAGCAGGTGCTGGCTatgatgctgcagcggctgcgcaccTACGTCAACGAAGCTGCCACGACGGACCCTCGCGTGAAGGCAGACGTGCGCGACTTTGTAATCACCGTGCCGTGCTACTACAccgcggagcagcgccgcctcgtgTACCAGGCAGCTGAGGTGGCAGGGCTGCACTGCATGTCCCTCATTAACGAGACCACCGCGTCAGCTGTAGACTACGGCATCTTCCGCGGCGCCTCGCTGAAGGAGACGGAGAGTGAGGGGCAGGTGGTCGGCATTCTCGACCTCGGCTACGGCGTCACGGACTTCTTGGTGTGCAAGTTCTGGCGCGGCAACTGCAAAGTCCTTGCCCGCACCTTCGACCGTAATAACGGCACTCGTGACTGCGACTACTTACTCTACCAGCACATGGTGAGCGAGGTCAAGTCCCGCTACAACGTCGATGTCTCGGAGAACAAGCGCACTCgtctgcgcctgctgcaggcgtgcgAGCGTCTCAAATATCTCCTGTCAGCGAACcagtcggcgccgctgaaCGTCGAGAACTTGATGGACATTGACGTCAGCATTCCATCCTTCGAGCGTGCCACAATGGAGTCGCTCTGCCAAGGTGTTCTCCAGCGCATCAAGAAGGTGATGGAGCGCGGCTTTGCCGAATCAGGTGTTAACCGCGATGACTTCCACTCCATTGAAATGatcggcggtggctgccgcaTCCCGATGATGAAGAAgttggtggaggaggtgctcggTCGCGCGCCTAGCTTCACTCTGAATGCGTCCGAGACGACGGCGCGCGGGTGCGCCATTGTGGCGGCCATGCTCTCGCCGAAGTTCCAGGTGCGTGAGTTCAAGGTCTCGGAGCTGCCAACGTACCCGATTCTGCTGGGCTACTACGCCGAGAATCCGcgctcccccacctccgTGCCGTTCCTGCCGCAGGTGAACAAGGTCGTGAAGCTGCTCGGGGCGGCAGACAGCTACCCGAAGAAGCTGGATGTGCGCTTCCCATGCTCGAGTGCGCCGAGGATTTACGCCTTCTACGATTACGAAAATgagggggtgaaggagaTTGTGCAGCCCTGCAACTACGTCATTGGTGAGTGGGAGATGGGCATGCCTTCGAAGTCGAAGGGCGCGGTAAACGAGATGCGTGTCCGCATCTGCATCCAACCGGATGGCCTGGTGGAACTGGAGAAGGCTGAGGCGATCGACGTAttcgaggtggaggaggcaccggcgccggcTGCTGCCCCTGCCGCTGAGAACGGCGAGGTTCcagcgaaagagaacgaggaggcgcaggccGATCCACCCAAGCCGGTCAAGAAGATGAAGGAGGCTGCGATTGGTGTGCCGGTGAAGCCAAATCTTGAGGTTCTTGGCCACTGCAGCGAGTCTGTCGTCCGTTTCCGGaaggccgaggaggagatgcacGAACGCGACTCCTGCATCGTCCGTACACGCGTAAAGAAGAACGAGCTGGAGAGCTACATCCTCGACTACCGCCCTCGCTTCTTGCCGGGTGGCATGCTGGTCGAGTACGccacggccgctgcggcggccgacTTCGTACGCCAGTGCGACGCGGATGAACAGTGGCTCTATGAGGACGGCGAGACTTCGACGTACGATGAGTACGAGCGCCGCGTACAGACATTGCGTGCGATCGGTGACGCCGCGCACAGTCGCCTTCGCAATCGCGAAGAAGTCGAGTTCGCGGCGAAGGGCTTCCGTGCCCGCATGGCGGCTGCCCAGCAGAAGGCGCTCGACTTCATTGGCAAGAAGGAGCACatcacagaggaggagctgagggAAGCAGCCGCCACAGCCGAGGCAGCGTGCTTATGGGTGGACCAGCAGATTGCAGCGATGCAGGCTGCACCTAAGACGCAGGAGACGATTGTGTCGAAGACAGATCTCGATAAGAAGGCATCGGGGGTGGAACAGGGAATCGCCAAAGTCATGAAGAAGCCGGCCCCACCGAAgccgaaggaggaggcggggaaagctgaggaggacgcggcagctgaggcggcggcggcggctgagaacgcgccacagcaggaAGGTCCTGAGGAGAAAGCGCCTGAGCAGACGAACGCGCCGGTCCTCGATTAA
- a CDS encoding 60S ribosomal protein L34, putative (TriTrypDB/GeneDB-style sysID: LpmP.18.1360) translates to MSCPRVQYRRRMHYATRGNRMKMVRTPGNKLVMQKRAKHSQGIHTPWVLGHKRLGGTKALRHIDARLASRHEKSVSRAYGGVLSHAQVRDRIVRAFLVEEQRIVKQALKEHKKMKLSHRRALNKKKSKQSKKEAIAKKISTKRVAKKKAPAAKKAAPTRQPVGSKLVKK, encoded by the coding sequence ATGTCCTGTCCTCGCGTTCAGTACCGCCGTCGCATGCACTATGCCACTCGCGGCAACCGCATGAAGATGGTCCGCACCCCGGGCAACAAGCTTGTGATGCAGAAGCGTGCAAAGCACTCGCAGGGTATCCACACCCCGTGGGTGCTCGGCCACAAGCGCCTCGGTGGCACcaaggcgctgcgccacatcGACGCCCGCCTTGCCTCCCGCCACGAGAAGAGCGTGTCCCGCGCGTACGGTGGTGTGCTGAGCCATGCCCAGGTCCGCGACCGCATCGTGCGCGCCTTCCTCgttgaggagcagcgcatcgtcaagcaggcgctgaaggagcaCAAGAAGATGAAGCTCTCGCATAGGCGCGCCCtcaacaagaagaagagcaagcaGTCGAAGAAGGAGGCCATAGCGAAGAAGATCTCCACCAAGAGGGTTgccaagaagaaggcgccggcggcgaagaAAGCCGCCCCGACGCGCCAGCCGGTTGGCTCTAAGCTGGTGAAGAAATGA
- a CDS encoding hypothetical protein (TriTrypDB/GeneDB-style sysID: LpmP.18.1370) codes for MMTHRESTDCSSATLPASMQTLLDRYTDRQLTQQERLVLAHATPRVRCEALRIFFEMNDAAAGLEYVLANGGASLNSHGDTSAKASLSSGAAATASTAVPLVAASKALKSLPINTLTATSAGAKLNTAAASDAKRPFAASAPNDNTALQDDARKPRGTGRTAVPASGSTAPSLVTSTRSCLRRTSAARRGESVCTLVTVSSMSSESSDGDNELRPTETPVKEEEVGADMPATVTLRYRGSRSSAVVASAAPIVPALALGTVLKQHDSISRSSPSARVAHSEYRPSVSPALTTTTVAANAQPRDVSPSVAPPPHTEPFSPATPKSGITGTAGTRGSAPVTPPPLPPTRHEGAGDDEEPRKTVAAKLTAYHANPTATLAASAPHPQQKHCVGFTDSKARTVLSAYRRGCTSSTFRHHHEDVGLAYTEPLCNHRSPSSSCTPPPPWLAGGGTTSVCGTDWAALVAAAPVPPLPVASVVTATKPATGVLGSPRTSRRPAPKEVACTTPAPSLRFPSSPTKALGSQAKTAHGSELGDAAAAGNNSGGAGKTRPPPRTPRVSFEGKKPKSGGSGNRSPRRKRRSDSGVSKLSPPSPSSKLSGASPVKRGVAWDETTGTYITHPNQRQRQGAAHSVAVAAGAATLTALPSAAPRGVGTSALEIPDKLHYYFARTASSTVASGDMAAAQAAKPTPFGPLCSSAMHFGRGEDATSALSAAAALLSAKAVKQKKCESEATRSKTPTGVSTWKKSIETKMAAAALAAPLMVVPAVRSPRLAENQRFRSGCVPAKYDLCGPSGETIMVQHQGPQYPPQLLAAAAAAPANVSPKTPPRTASAGKMVQLAAEKAPAVRFERYYSMMSSGGVEVVEVETAQSSAHASCPSAIRTPRSARFPAQQQPRGRVGDPVAAMYARGWAANPTYQACGAAAQVCAGPVPPAQCSVFERLTSNYYNVYSSATALQAVSPPPVAFSPRGDRSDRERHQLPHRRNLSAPVARTHRGRARCPATLQSVPKGFLSPRGMRKGEQERTAAPVSSVFARSNASS; via the coding sequence ATGATGACGCATAGGGAATCTACtgactgcagcagcgccacgctgCCGGCGTCGATGCAGACCCTGCTGGACCGCTACACAGACCGTCAGCTAACTCAGCAGGAGCGTCTCGTCCTCGCGCACGCCACTCCGAGGGTGCGGTGTGAGGCGCTGCGAATTTTCTTCGAAATGaatgacgccgccgccggcctGGAGTACGTCCTGGCCAACGGCGGCGCCTCTCTCAACTCTCACGGCGACACCAGCGCCAAGGCCTCGCTTtccagcggcgctgccgccaccgcctctacAGCGGTGCCTCTTGTGGCCGCTTCAAAGGCCCTCAAGTCTCTGCCGATCAACACGCTGACTGCCACAAGCGCAGGAGCGAAGTTAAAcacggccgccgcctctgacGCGAAGAGGCCTTTTGCTGCGTCAGCGCCGAACGACAACACGGCTCTCCAAGACGACGCGCGCAAGCCCAGGGGCACAGGCCGCACTGCTGTTCCCGCcagtggcagcaccgcaccctCGCTAGTGACAAGCACCAGGAGTTGTTTGCGCCGTACGAGCGCGGCGCGACGCGGCGAGTCGGTGTGCACCCTCGTCACCGTCTCCTCCATGTCGAGCGAGAGCAGCGATGGTGACAATGAGCTCAGACCGACCGAGACCCCagtgaaagaggaagaggtgggggCAGACATGCCGGCCACCGTGACGCTGCGTTATCGCGGTTCCCGAAGCAGTGCCGTGGTGGCCTCCGCTGCTCCCATTGTGCCCGCCTTGGCACTCGGTACCGTTCTGAAGCAGCATGACAGCATCTCCAGAAGTTCTCCCAGCGCTCGTGTTGCGCACAGCGAGTATCGGCCCTCGGTGAGTCCTGCActgaccaccaccactgtcgcTGCCAACGCGCAGCCCCGAGATGTCTCTCCGTCagtcgcaccaccgccacatACCGAGCCCTTTTCACCGGCTACACCGAAGTCAGGCATTACAGGAACCGCTGGTACTCGAGGCTCTGCGCCGGtcacacctcctccgctgccccCTACCCGCCACGAGggcgctggcgacgacgaggagccGCGGAAGACAGTGGCTGCCAAGCTCACAGCGTACCACGCGAACCCCACGGCTACGCTCGCCGCATCAGCACCACATCCGCAGCAGAAACACTGTGTTGGCTTCACGGACTCCAAGGCGAGGACTGTGCTGAGCGCTTACCGGCGCGGTTGCACCTCCTCGACCtttcgccaccaccacgaggACGTGGGGCTTGCCTACACGGAGCCGTTGTGTAATCACAGAAGCCCCTCGTCGtcctgcacgccgccgccgccgtggctgGCTGGCGGTGGTACTACGAGTGTGTGCGGCACGGACTGGGCGGCATTggtcgcagcggcaccggttCCACCACTACCGGTGGCCTCAGTAGTGACAGCGACGAAGCCTGCGACAGGAGTGCTAGGGTCTCCCAGGACGAGCCGTCGCCCGGCTCCGAAGGAAGTGGCTTGCACCACCCCTGCTCCTAGCCTTCGCTTTCCTTCATCGCCCACCAAGGCGCTGGGCAGCCAGGCCAAGACAGCGCACGGCAGTGAGCTCGGCgatgcggcagccgcggGCAACAACAGTGGCGGGGCGGGCAAGActcggccgccgccgcgcacgccGCGTGTGTCCTTCGAGGGCAAAAAGCCCAAATCGGGGGGCAGTGGCAACCGATCACCTCGCAGGAAGCGGCGCTCAGACAGTGGTGTGTCCAAGTTGTCACCGCCGTCTCCCTCGTCGAAGCTCAGCGGCGCTTCCCCTGTGAAGCGCGGTGTTGCTTGGGATGAGACGACGGGAACGTATATAACGCATCCGAAccagcgtcagcggcaggGGGCTGCTCACAGCGTCGCCGTGGCGGCCGGTGCAGCTACCTTGACAGCACTGccgtctgcagcgccgcggggTGTCGGCACCTCTGCGCTAGAGATACCTGACAAGCTTCACTACTACTTCGCTCGCACCGCGTCGTCGACGGTGGCCAGCGGGGacatggcggcggcgcaggcagcaAAGCCGACTCCTTTTGGTCCCTTGTGTTCTTCTGCCATGCATTTTGGTCGAGGTGAGGATGCGACGTCAGCACTatcggctgctgcagcgctgctgtcggcgaAGGCTGTCAAGCAGAAGAAGTGCGAGTCGGAGGCGACGCGGAGCAAGACGCCGACCGGAGTCTCCACTTGGAAGAAGTCAATCGAGACCAAAatggctgcagcggcgctggctgCCCCTCTAATGGTGGTGCCAGCTGTGAGAAGCCCGCGCTTGGCGGAAAATCAGCGGTTTCGCAGTGGCTGCGTACCCGCCAAGTATGACCTCTGCGGACCCAGCGGGGAGACGATCATGGTACAGCACCAAGGCCCACAGTACCCTCCTCAgctgcttgctgctgctgctgctgcgccggccAACGTTTCACCAAAGACGCCCCCTCGTACCGCTTCTGCTGGGAAAATGGTGCAGCTTGCGGCAGAAAAGGCGCCAGCGGTGCGGTTTGAGCGATACTACAGCATGatgagcagcggtggggtggaggtggtggaagtAGAGACGGCTCAGTCGAGTGCGCACGCGTCTTGCCCCTCAGCCATCCGTACTCCACGCAGCGCGCGATTCCcagcccagcagcagccacgtgGGAGGGTTGGGGATCCCGTTGCCGCTATGTATGCACGCGGTTGGGCTGCGAACCCTACCTATCAGGCGTgtggagcggcggcgcaggtctGCGCCGGTCCGGTGCCGCCGGCGCAGTGCAGCGTCTTCGAGCGACTGACTTCTAACTACTACAATGTCTATTCAAGCGCGACGGCGCTTCAAGCAgtctcaccaccgccggtggCGTTTTCTCCACGAGGCGACCGCTCTGACCGGGAGCGCCATCAGTTGCCACACCGCCGCAACCTCAGCGCACCGGTGGCCAGGACGCACAGGGGCCGTGCACGTTGCCCTGCCACTCTGCAGTCAGTGCCCAAAGGTTTTCTCAGCCCGAGGGGGATGCGCAAGGGCGAGCAGgagcgcaccgctgcaccagTGTCAAGCGTGTTTGCCCGAAGCAACGCTTCTTCCTAA